Proteins encoded by one window of Maliibacterium massiliense:
- a CDS encoding nitroreductase family protein yields MMKFMMPHVSLQPQWWEAIAKRVSVRTYTQPPLPDQIAALRALGDILGNDHVRFAVLQGDALPGNITGTNCFMAVVAQEEAPGEWEGYLGEMLVLAAYEMGLGCCWLGTFDKKTARLLAEVGPQERITCIIAVGQYDRVGTAKKRKSIEKLCKLSKSEVQLLEQWQLSALRCAQVAPSALNNQPWRFAPAPGHIDVLADGNNFGYGPLDRGIAMAHLALGMMHEGKAGDWTPIAKGWRFQCSAQKGAPQGDDTPEA; encoded by the coding sequence ATGATGAAATTTATGATGCCGCATGTCAGTTTGCAGCCGCAGTGGTGGGAGGCAATCGCCAAACGCGTGTCTGTGCGCACGTATACACAGCCGCCCCTGCCCGATCAGATCGCCGCACTGCGCGCCCTGGGCGATATTTTGGGCAACGACCACGTGCGCTTTGCCGTGCTGCAGGGCGACGCGCTGCCCGGCAATATCACGGGCACGAACTGCTTTATGGCCGTGGTGGCGCAGGAGGAGGCGCCGGGCGAGTGGGAAGGCTACCTGGGAGAGATGCTGGTGCTGGCCGCCTATGAAATGGGCCTGGGCTGCTGCTGGCTGGGCACGTTTGATAAAAAGACGGCGCGCCTGCTGGCGGAGGTGGGACCGCAGGAGCGCATCACCTGCATCATCGCGGTGGGGCAGTATGATCGCGTGGGCACGGCCAAAAAGCGCAAGAGCATCGAAAAGCTGTGCAAGCTTTCCAAATCCGAGGTGCAGCTGCTGGAGCAGTGGCAGCTCTCCGCGCTGCGCTGCGCCCAGGTGGCGCCCTCGGCGCTCAACAACCAACCCTGGCGCTTTGCGCCCGCACCCGGGCACATCGACGTGCTGGCAGACGGCAACAACTTCGGCTACGGGCCGCTGGATCGAGGTATCGCCATGGCGCATTTGGCGCTGGGCATGATGCACGAGGGCAAGGCGGGGGATTGGACGCCTATTGCCAAGGGGTGGCGCTTCCAGTGCAGCGCGCAGAAGGGCGCGCCGCAGGGGGACGATACGCCCGAGGCATAA
- a CDS encoding energy-coupling factor transporter transmembrane component T — protein sequence MKHVFATYHPAVGMLYITAALVLGMLTLHPVYLALSLAAGSCYAVYLHGARRFCASLKFILPMFLLVALANPLFNHRGATLLFYLFGNPVTQEAVLYGVCAGAMLAGVLIWCSCLEALITHEKFLYLFGGAAPTLALMLSMILKLIPTARYRARSIVQAQDALLGQAQRPSIRSAARNASVLVGWSMEDSIETADSMRARGYGAGRGRTTFSLFRFRRVDALALGALVCLLAASVWGMALCLRGFAFYPVLAWPALSPLWYAPYALLLFFPLLVQCREVF from the coding sequence ATGAAACACGTCTTTGCAACCTATCATCCCGCGGTCGGGATGCTCTACATCACCGCGGCGCTGGTGCTGGGCATGCTCACGCTGCATCCGGTGTACCTTGCGCTGTCGCTTGCGGCGGGCAGCTGCTACGCGGTCTATCTGCATGGGGCGAGGCGCTTTTGCGCTTCGCTCAAGTTCATATTGCCCATGTTCCTGCTCGTTGCGCTGGCAAACCCCCTCTTCAACCACAGGGGCGCCACGCTGCTGTTCTACCTGTTTGGCAACCCCGTCACCCAGGAGGCCGTGCTCTACGGCGTATGCGCCGGCGCGATGCTCGCAGGCGTGCTGATCTGGTGCAGCTGCCTTGAGGCGCTCATCACCCATGAAAAGTTTCTCTACCTGTTTGGCGGCGCGGCGCCCACCCTTGCGCTGATGCTCTCGATGATCCTTAAGCTGATCCCCACGGCCCGATACCGGGCGCGCAGCATCGTGCAGGCGCAGGACGCGCTGCTGGGGCAGGCGCAGCGGCCCAGCATCCGCAGCGCGGCGCGCAACGCGTCGGTGCTGGTGGGCTGGAGCATGGAGGACAGCATTGAGACGGCGGACTCCATGCGGGCGCGCGGCTACGGGGCGGGGCGCGGGCGCACCACGTTTTCCCTGTTCCGCTTCCGGCGCGTGGATGCGCTTGCGCTGGGCGCGCTTGTATGCCTGCTGGCTGCGAGCGTGTGGGGCATGGCGCTGTGCCTGCGGGGGTTTGCCTTCTATCCCGTGCTCGCATGGCCCGCGCTTTCCCCGCTGTGGTACGCCCCTTACGCGCTGCTGCTCTTTTTTCCGCTGCTTGTGCAGTGCAGGGAGGTGTTTTGA
- a CDS encoding immunoglobulin-like domain-containing protein gives MKTMGKFCALLLSTLLLLTLSAPGAFAAPGDVTVTLRVELDATTVAAPTSVTVPAGKTFADYGLAGLTDPGYVTPLHALAQYMLDAGYASTDTMGDCIDASQGQWGAYLNAILPGLGFANGGYTGLVSNNANNVALMFTVNDAFADLGVGSQQLQTGDRVAIFSVGSAYPAAPPYYTHFASETYVGLVGQPITVTLLGRNGYAYPAQSVSSPIAGAQITRADALGSADTETFSATDASGQAALTLDAPTDAAGIQISAIRRQYGTPDFIDISRPYANVKVYTTTAGHEAAFVAADADSLLLAATAKENLTLPAHGASGATSITWQSSNAALIAADGTVHRPAVGQPDGEATLTATISLNGQSQQKHFKVAVPAYSTALRDIGYAESGISFAPDTLDYDVYVPDGTSTVILTPKAAEDSAVIDAVGASRVGQTNNFMLSMGQESHQVQLRVSVGGASRTYTLRMHRYGGLPDYAASWPSLRGNAQNMGLTGAATARSAAETELLWATKLGQAYQPEATSAIGAPILVDDALYIAAGNQLYKLDKQGAQLSRATLASDIGYFANIAYGGGMIFVPVSDGRIQAFNAATLAPLWISPAQAGHQINTSILYHEGYVYAGTFAGTAYTSLDGVFFCIKAEDADALHAMEENPYVWQYRAGGARKGFYWSGGAVAGGALLFGSDEGKLISHALVDDAVIDAIDVGSDIRCATAFDVQRSRAYFTTKDGALHSVKVNADGTFDRTSLRSRQMADESESTSTPVVYNGRVYASTGSVMSDGAFHVLDADTLAEIYRVDLGGITQSAPLLSTAYATDENDQKVYLYVALNEASGSVVRVEDSAHNTTPRVETLYTPAAGMRQYSTASLIADASGALYYTNNAGYLVALGSRDIHVTGIAFAQEAVTMAVGETKDVQPAFTPQDAPDKQLLWQSSDPARATVDAQGVVRALAPGAVTITARALDAASGSTSQASYTVTISQASVPTPAPSTEPAPQGGAQQGSQGSPGTGDNLWPVWLLAGLLALSAVGIVAFILYRKRGKSV, from the coding sequence ATGAAAACCATGGGCAAATTTTGCGCGCTGCTGTTAAGCACGCTGCTGCTGCTGACGCTGTCTGCGCCGGGGGCGTTTGCAGCGCCCGGCGATGTGACGGTGACGCTGCGCGTGGAGCTGGACGCGACCACCGTTGCCGCGCCCACGTCCGTGACGGTGCCTGCGGGCAAGACGTTTGCGGACTACGGCCTTGCGGGCCTAACGGACCCGGGCTACGTGACGCCGCTGCATGCGCTGGCGCAGTACATGCTTGATGCGGGTTATGCGTCGACCGATACCATGGGCGACTGTATTGATGCAAGCCAGGGGCAGTGGGGCGCCTACCTCAACGCGATTTTGCCCGGCTTGGGCTTTGCAAACGGGGGCTACACAGGCTTGGTGAGCAACAACGCGAACAACGTGGCGCTGATGTTCACCGTCAATGACGCGTTCGCCGATTTGGGCGTCGGCAGCCAGCAGCTGCAGACGGGGGACCGTGTGGCGATCTTTTCAGTGGGGAGCGCCTATCCCGCGGCGCCGCCCTACTACACCCACTTTGCAAGCGAGACGTACGTGGGGTTGGTAGGCCAGCCCATCACCGTGACGCTGCTGGGGCGCAACGGCTACGCGTACCCTGCGCAAAGCGTCTCCAGCCCCATTGCGGGCGCGCAGATCACCCGGGCGGACGCGCTTGGCAGCGCCGATACGGAGACGTTCTCCGCCACGGATGCCTCGGGCCAGGCGGCTTTGACGCTGGACGCACCCACGGACGCGGCGGGCATCCAGATTTCCGCCATTCGCCGGCAGTATGGCACGCCGGATTTTATCGATATCAGCCGCCCCTACGCAAACGTCAAAGTGTATACCACGACAGCGGGGCATGAGGCGGCGTTCGTCGCGGCGGACGCGGACAGCCTGCTGCTTGCGGCAACCGCCAAAGAGAATCTGACGCTGCCCGCGCATGGGGCCTCAGGGGCGACAAGCATCACCTGGCAGAGCAGCAACGCTGCGCTCATCGCGGCGGACGGCACGGTGCATCGCCCCGCCGTGGGACAGCCCGACGGCGAGGCGACGCTCACCGCCACCATCAGCTTAAACGGTCAATCCCAGCAGAAGCACTTTAAGGTGGCGGTGCCCGCCTACTCGACGGCACTGCGGGACATCGGCTATGCGGAAAGCGGCATCAGCTTTGCGCCGGACACGCTGGATTACGACGTGTATGTGCCGGATGGCACCTCCACGGTGATCCTCACGCCCAAAGCGGCGGAGGATAGCGCCGTCATCGACGCCGTGGGGGCCAGCCGGGTGGGCCAGACCAATAACTTTATGCTCAGCATGGGGCAAGAAAGCCATCAGGTGCAGCTGCGCGTCTCGGTGGGGGGCGCGTCGCGCACCTACACCCTGCGCATGCACCGCTACGGCGGCCTGCCCGACTATGCGGCCAGCTGGCCCTCGCTGCGCGGCAACGCGCAGAACATGGGCCTGACAGGCGCCGCCACTGCGCGCAGCGCGGCGGAGACCGAGCTGCTGTGGGCGACCAAGTTGGGCCAGGCCTACCAGCCGGAGGCCACCAGCGCGATCGGCGCGCCCATACTGGTGGACGACGCCCTCTATATCGCCGCAGGTAACCAGCTCTACAAGCTGGATAAGCAGGGCGCGCAGCTGAGCCGCGCGACGCTGGCCAGCGATATCGGTTACTTTGCCAACATCGCCTACGGCGGCGGCATGATCTTTGTACCCGTATCGGACGGGCGCATCCAGGCGTTTAACGCCGCCACGCTCGCGCCGCTGTGGATCAGCCCGGCGCAGGCGGGGCACCAGATCAACACCTCCATCCTCTACCACGAGGGCTACGTCTACGCCGGCACCTTTGCAGGCACGGCCTACACCAGTTTGGACGGCGTGTTCTTCTGCATCAAGGCCGAGGATGCAGACGCCCTCCATGCCATGGAGGAGAACCCCTACGTATGGCAGTACCGCGCAGGCGGCGCGCGCAAGGGCTTCTACTGGAGCGGCGGCGCGGTGGCGGGCGGCGCGCTGCTCTTTGGCAGCGACGAGGGCAAGCTGATCTCCCACGCGCTTGTGGACGATGCGGTGATTGACGCCATCGACGTGGGCAGCGACATCCGCTGCGCCACTGCCTTTGACGTGCAGCGCTCTCGCGCGTACTTCACCACCAAGGACGGCGCGCTACACAGCGTCAAAGTCAACGCGGACGGCACCTTTGACAGGACCAGCCTGCGCTCGCGCCAGATGGCGGACGAGAGCGAGTCCACCAGCACGCCGGTGGTATACAACGGCCGGGTGTACGCAAGCACCGGCAGCGTGATGAGCGACGGCGCGTTCCATGTGCTGGACGCGGACACCCTTGCGGAGATCTACCGCGTCGACCTTGGGGGCATCACCCAGTCCGCCCCGCTGCTCTCTACAGCCTACGCCACGGACGAAAACGATCAGAAGGTATACCTCTATGTGGCGCTCAACGAGGCCTCGGGCAGTGTGGTGCGCGTGGAGGACAGCGCGCACAACACCACGCCCAGGGTGGAGACCCTCTACACCCCCGCGGCGGGCATGCGCCAGTATTCCACAGCCAGCCTGATTGCTGATGCCTCGGGCGCGCTCTACTATACCAACAACGCGGGGTATCTCGTGGCGCTGGGCAGCCGCGATATCCACGTGACGGGCATCGCGTTTGCGCAAGAGGCCGTGACCATGGCTGTGGGGGAGACGAAGGATGTGCAGCCCGCCTTCACCCCGCAGGACGCGCCTGACAAGCAGCTGCTTTGGCAGAGCAGCGACCCCGCGCGCGCTACGGTGGACGCGCAGGGCGTGGTGCGCGCGCTCGCGCCGGGCGCGGTGACCATCACCGCCCGCGCGCTGGACGCGGCCTCCGGCAGCACGTCGCAGGCAAGCTACACCGTCACCATCAGCCAGGCGTCTGTCCCAACTCCCGCGCCCAGCACCGAGCCCGCGCCGCAGGGCGGCGCGCAGCAGGGATCGCAGGGCAGCCCTGGTACGGGGGACAATCTCTGGCCGGTGTGGCTGCTGGCCGGGCTGCTGGCGCTCTCGGCTGTGGGTATCGTCGCATTTATTCTGTATAGAAAGCGTGGCAAGAGCGTATGA
- a CDS encoding DUF6580 family putative transport protein, translating into MSKVFKALLKVAEPLALLGVPIVLVLCALLRYENTALLAGAVAALALVPFFLRFEKQRPRPRDIMPIVVLAAVAVAGRALFGAFPNFKPVSAIVIVGGVCFGSQSGFLIGALAALASNMVFGQGPWTPWQMYAWGLMGYVAGTLAARGWLARTSQAVCYGVVASFLYGLLLDSWYILGFITPINWPAAAAAYGAGMLFNATHALSTAVFLLLIYQPWRRKLARVRDKYGLRNIA; encoded by the coding sequence GTGTCCAAAGTGTTTAAGGCCCTGCTCAAGGTCGCCGAGCCGCTGGCGCTGTTGGGCGTGCCGATCGTCCTTGTGCTGTGCGCGCTGCTGCGCTACGAGAACACGGCACTGCTGGCCGGGGCGGTGGCAGCGCTTGCGCTGGTGCCCTTTTTCCTGCGCTTTGAAAAGCAGCGGCCCCGCCCGCGCGATATCATGCCCATCGTGGTGCTGGCCGCGGTGGCGGTCGCGGGCAGGGCGCTTTTTGGCGCCTTCCCAAACTTCAAGCCGGTATCCGCCATCGTGATTGTGGGAGGCGTTTGCTTCGGCAGCCAGAGCGGCTTTTTGATCGGCGCGCTGGCCGCGCTGGCCTCCAACATGGTGTTCGGCCAGGGGCCATGGACTCCCTGGCAGATGTACGCCTGGGGGCTGATGGGGTACGTGGCGGGCACGCTGGCCGCACGCGGCTGGCTTGCGCGCACCAGCCAGGCGGTGTGCTACGGGGTGGTGGCGAGCTTTCTCTACGGCCTGCTGCTGGATAGCTGGTATATCCTGGGGTTTATCACGCCCATCAACTGGCCCGCGGCAGCGGCCGCCTACGGCGCGGGCATGCTGTTCAACGCGACGCACGCCCTCTCCACAGCGGTGTTCCTACTGCTGATCTACCAGCCATGGCGGCGCAAGCTTGCGCGGGTGCGGGATAAATACGGATTGCGCAATATTGCCTGA
- a CDS encoding N-acetyltransferase, translated as MQIITLDAQNLAREHICCAISDKKGETCVATKKAWLAARFADGLTFKKMDLRGKAFIEYIPAARAWAPIQAEGYMFINCLWVAGQHKGKGYANALVDACIQDARARGCVGLCALASDRKRPFLSEPGFLKHRGFAAVDQALPHFVLYSLPFDASAPTPHIRPCARDGAIDQKGMVLYYSDQCPHTAKYVPIACEVAAKYGFPLEAVHFGTYAQAQQAPCPFTTYAFFDHGAFVTNEILSPAKLEKYMQARRAAEA; from the coding sequence ATGCAAATCATCACCTTGGACGCGCAGAACCTGGCGCGCGAGCATATCTGCTGCGCGATCAGCGATAAAAAGGGCGAGACGTGCGTCGCCACCAAAAAGGCCTGGCTGGCCGCGCGCTTTGCCGACGGGCTGACCTTCAAAAAGATGGACCTGCGCGGCAAGGCGTTTATTGAGTACATCCCCGCTGCGCGCGCCTGGGCCCCCATCCAGGCCGAGGGGTACATGTTCATCAACTGCCTGTGGGTGGCGGGCCAGCACAAGGGCAAGGGCTACGCAAACGCGCTTGTGGATGCCTGCATACAGGACGCCAGGGCTCGGGGCTGCGTGGGGCTGTGCGCGCTTGCCAGCGACAGGAAGCGCCCCTTCCTCTCTGAGCCGGGCTTTTTGAAGCACCGCGGCTTTGCGGCCGTGGACCAGGCCCTGCCCCACTTTGTGCTCTACAGCCTGCCCTTTGACGCATCCGCGCCCACGCCCCACATCCGCCCCTGCGCCAGGGACGGCGCCATCGATCAAAAGGGCATGGTGCTTTACTACAGCGACCAGTGCCCTCACACCGCCAAGTACGTGCCCATCGCCTGCGAGGTGGCGGCGAAGTATGGCTTTCCCCTGGAAGCTGTGCACTTTGGCACATACGCGCAGGCGCAGCAGGCCCCCTGTCCCTTTACCACCTATGCCTTTTTTGACCACGGCGCGTTTGTGACAAACGAAATCCTCAGCCCTGCAAAGCTGGAAAAGTACATGCAGGCGCGCAGGGCGGCCGAAGCGTAA
- a CDS encoding DUF6483 family protein → MYTNDYIMRQIAMLSQILGRVLLQKSSAATTDIIDARGHLASDKYLAYQLQKGISQGRINEAENLLFEVIEQDKSAANLQAALDFYERLDALSDETLQARGFSREEIMEGLAAVHKHYTTR, encoded by the coding sequence TTGTATACCAACGACTACATCATGCGCCAGATCGCCATGCTCTCCCAGATTCTGGGTCGGGTACTGCTGCAGAAAAGCAGCGCAGCCACCACGGACATCATCGACGCGCGCGGGCATTTGGCAAGCGACAAATATTTGGCCTACCAGCTGCAAAAGGGCATCAGCCAGGGTCGCATCAACGAGGCGGAGAACCTGCTTTTTGAGGTGATCGAACAGGACAAGAGCGCTGCCAACCTGCAGGCGGCGCTGGATTTTTACGAGCGTCTGGATGCGCTGAGCGACGAGACGCTGCAGGCACGCGGCTTTTCGCGTGAGGAGATCATGGAGGGCCTGGCCGCCGTGCACAAACACTACACTACGCGCTGA
- a CDS encoding DUF6612 family protein produces the protein MKHIKRAALLLLALATALAFSGCKAKGKSVQAYFDAAQKRIERVDSLDAGMYMGMKMGAGGEDIDMQMQMSLLSVADPLQTQMDINISLNGEKQTVHIFLREQAGQTQVYAGNGGTWQQVDGDTEQLDQLRKMADSMVKLDPYLNAADKFELVGQEEINGRKVVKLAGKFSAEDLSDMLSASGMLDTMTGADAAQAKLIYKMMGEMPVDIYLDAKTSEPVRIAMDLSGSIGNVMQKAAKLLGDAASLSCEQMEIRMDYNSFNKLESIPVPAGIEGGAGAKVA, from the coding sequence ATGAAACACATCAAGAGAGCGGCGCTGTTGCTGCTGGCCCTTGCCACAGCGCTGGCCTTCAGCGGTTGCAAAGCCAAAGGGAAATCCGTCCAGGCGTATTTTGACGCCGCGCAGAAGCGAATCGAACGGGTGGACAGCCTTGATGCGGGCATGTACATGGGGATGAAGATGGGCGCCGGTGGTGAGGATATCGATATGCAGATGCAGATGTCGCTGCTTTCCGTGGCTGATCCCCTGCAGACACAGATGGATATAAATATCAGCCTTAACGGTGAGAAGCAGACGGTGCACATATTTCTGCGCGAGCAGGCGGGCCAGACGCAAGTTTATGCAGGCAATGGCGGTACCTGGCAGCAGGTGGATGGCGACACCGAGCAGCTTGACCAGCTGCGCAAGATGGCTGACAGCATGGTAAAGCTGGATCCCTACCTGAACGCGGCGGACAAATTTGAGCTCGTCGGCCAGGAGGAGATCAACGGCCGCAAGGTGGTCAAGCTGGCGGGCAAGTTCAGCGCGGAGGATCTTTCCGACATGCTCAGCGCAAGCGGCATGCTCGATACAATGACGGGCGCGGACGCAGCCCAGGCCAAGCTGATCTATAAGATGATGGGCGAAATGCCTGTGGATATCTATTTGGACGCAAAAACGAGCGAGCCGGTGCGCATCGCGATGGATCTGTCCGGTTCCATTGGCAACGTGATGCAGAAGGCCGCCAAGCTGCTGGGCGATGCGGCGTCGCTCTCCTGCGAACAGATGGAGATCCGCATGGATTACAACAGCTTCAACAAGCTGGAGAGCATCCCGGTGCCCGCGGGCATCGAGGGCGGAGCAGGCGCCAAAGTCGCTTAA
- a CDS encoding ABC transporter ATP-binding protein, producing the protein MPIIQVRDFSFAYPNQAQRALQGVNLQIDEGSFTLLCGRSGSGKTTLLRHLKRELAPHGRAQGEIYIGGKAREALAPKESASLVGFVMQQPENQLVTDTVWHELAFGLENLSLPTQVIRRRVAETAHFFGIAPWFSRRVESLSGGQKQVLNLASVMAMQPRVLVLDEPTAQLDPIAAKNFLQALERVNSELGVTVVISEHRLEDVLPLADQVAYLADGKLAFAGAPRDFVAHIAAHPQARFAQALPEAARLALALQAPPPYPISVREGRNMVAARAPGSPAPKQAAPTPKGEVLLSARGVWYAYPEAEQPALRGLDIALRRGALHMLLGGNASGKSTALLALCGLCKPQRGSVTRARGARVALLMQNPQALFAADTLEADLMAQAGQGGYTHADMQAWAQRLGVAHLLERHPYDLSGGEMQKAALCKVLLMRPDVLLLDEPTKGVDAFAREQIALLLEQLARQGRAVAVVTHDVELAARHGDTCAMMFAGELLASDAGREFFLGNNFYTTAVNRMTRGLIDGCVTLEDVLQRVQSV; encoded by the coding sequence ATGCCGATCATCCAGGTGCGCGATTTTTCCTTTGCCTACCCAAACCAGGCGCAGCGCGCGCTGCAGGGCGTCAATCTGCAGATCGACGAGGGTTCCTTTACGCTGCTTTGCGGCCGCTCAGGCAGCGGCAAAACCACGCTGCTGCGTCACCTCAAGCGGGAGCTGGCGCCCCACGGGCGCGCGCAAGGGGAGATCTATATCGGAGGCAAGGCGCGCGAGGCGCTCGCGCCCAAGGAATCCGCCAGCCTGGTGGGCTTTGTGATGCAGCAGCCGGAAAACCAGCTGGTGACCGACACCGTGTGGCATGAACTCGCCTTTGGCCTGGAAAACCTTTCCCTGCCTACCCAGGTGATCCGCCGCCGGGTGGCGGAGACGGCGCATTTTTTCGGCATTGCCCCCTGGTTTTCCCGCAGGGTGGAGTCCCTCTCAGGCGGTCAGAAGCAGGTGCTCAACCTGGCCAGCGTCATGGCGATGCAGCCTCGCGTGCTTGTGCTTGACGAACCCACCGCGCAGCTGGACCCCATCGCGGCGAAAAACTTTCTGCAGGCGCTCGAGCGCGTCAACAGCGAGCTGGGGGTGACGGTGGTCATCAGCGAGCACCGTCTGGAGGACGTGCTGCCGCTGGCTGACCAGGTGGCCTATCTTGCGGATGGCAAGCTGGCCTTTGCGGGCGCGCCCAGGGATTTTGTGGCGCACATTGCCGCCCATCCGCAGGCGCGCTTTGCCCAGGCCCTGCCCGAGGCGGCGCGCCTGGCGCTGGCGCTGCAGGCGCCGCCACCCTATCCCATCAGCGTGCGCGAGGGGCGGAACATGGTGGCGGCGCGCGCGCCAGGTTCCCCTGCGCCAAAGCAGGCCGCGCCCACGCCCAAGGGAGAGGTGCTGCTCTCTGCGCGCGGCGTGTGGTACGCCTACCCCGAAGCGGAGCAGCCCGCCCTGCGGGGGCTGGATATCGCGCTGCGCCGCGGCGCGCTGCACATGCTGCTGGGGGGCAACGCAAGCGGCAAGAGCACGGCGCTGCTGGCGCTGTGCGGGCTGTGCAAGCCACAGCGGGGCAGCGTCACGCGCGCGCGCGGCGCGCGCGTGGCCCTGCTGATGCAAAACCCGCAGGCGCTCTTTGCCGCGGACACGCTGGAGGCGGATCTGATGGCCCAGGCGGGGCAGGGGGGATATACGCATGCGGATATGCAGGCCTGGGCGCAGCGGCTGGGCGTGGCCCATCTGCTCGAGCGGCACCCCTATGATTTGAGCGGTGGGGAGATGCAGAAGGCAGCCCTGTGCAAGGTGCTGCTCATGCGGCCCGATGTGCTGCTGCTGGACGAGCCCACCAAAGGGGTGGACGCCTTTGCCCGCGAGCAGATCGCGCTGCTGCTTGAGCAGCTGGCGCGCCAGGGGCGCGCGGTTGCGGTGGTGACGCACGATGTGGAGCTTGCCGCGCGCCACGGCGATACCTGCGCCATGATGTTTGCTGGAGAGCTGCTGGCAAGCGACGCGGGCAGGGAGTTCTTTCTGGGCAACAACTTCTACACCACGGCGGTCAACCGCATGACGCGGGGGCTGATCGATGGGTGTGTGACGCTGGAGGATGTGCTGCAACGTGTCCAAAGTGTTTAA
- a CDS encoding DUF4430 domain-containing protein has protein sequence MKKHKYLIALLLALALALTGCAGGAADAPALSPQASAAPAPSVTQRGAPSAEAQTPSAQASQAQPEASAQPAPSSAGQGAKVTPARSAAQAPSNSAPAASAAPTPAATPVPTPAPTPTPEKQTVSCSVAIDTTAAAKAGLCKNNALLGATRVELPKGSSVYDALRAAAGSISVAKQGSGSRVYVTGIGGISEGDAGGQSGWMYSVNGAYVQKSCGAQIVQEGDRIVWRYTTNSGKDIGGGV, from the coding sequence ATGAAAAAACACAAGTATCTTATCGCGCTGCTGCTGGCGCTTGCGCTGGCGCTCACCGGCTGCGCGGGCGGCGCAGCGGACGCGCCGGCACTTTCGCCCCAGGCATCTGCCGCGCCTGCGCCCAGTGTGACGCAGCGCGGCGCGCCGTCCGCAGAGGCGCAGACGCCAAGTGCGCAGGCCTCACAAGCGCAGCCGGAGGCCTCCGCGCAGCCCGCACCCTCCAGCGCGGGGCAGGGGGCCAAGGTCACGCCCGCGCGCAGCGCCGCCCAGGCGCCGTCAAACAGCGCGCCTGCTGCAAGCGCGGCGCCCACGCCGGCAGCTACCCCCGTGCCCACGCCGGCCCCGACGCCCACGCCAGAGAAGCAGACCGTATCGTGCAGCGTTGCCATCGATACCACAGCTGCGGCCAAGGCGGGCCTGTGCAAGAATAACGCGCTGCTGGGCGCCACGCGGGTGGAACTGCCCAAGGGTAGCAGCGTCTACGATGCACTGCGGGCGGCCGCGGGCAGCATTTCCGTAGCCAAGCAGGGTAGCGGCAGCCGCGTTTACGTCACGGGCATCGGCGGCATCAGCGAGGGCGATGCAGGCGGCCAGAGCGGCTGGATGTATAGCGTCAACGGCGCGTACGTGCAAAAGAGCTGCGGCGCGCAGATCGTCCAGGAGGGCGACCGCATCGTGTGGCGCTACACCACAAACAGCGGCAAAGACATCGGCGGCGGTGTATAG
- a CDS encoding zinc ribbon domain-containing protein, producing MQETRYCQSCGMPLTDDLLGTQKDGSTQQDYCVYCYKDGAFTSDVDMEGMIAQCVPFMLEAHPGMDAAEADGMMRQFFPTLKRWR from the coding sequence ATGCAAGAGACACGTTACTGCCAAAGCTGCGGCATGCCGCTGACGGACGACCTGTTGGGCACGCAAAAGGACGGCAGCACGCAGCAGGACTACTGCGTTTACTGCTACAAGGACGGCGCATTTACAAGCGATGTGGACATGGAGGGCATGATCGCTCAGTGTGTCCCCTTTATGTTGGAGGCGCACCCGGGCATGGACGCGGCGGAGGCTGACGGCATGATGCGGCAGTTTTTCCCCACGCTCAAGCGCTGGCGCTAG